A genome region from Gemmatimonadota bacterium includes the following:
- a CDS encoding ABC transporter permease: MRASARGLVARLSPVLGLVAVVLIFAVLADEPGRFLSAFNLRVVLSQTVITALGAIGMTMIVVGGGIDLSVGAAIALTGVLAALGLRDGWSPSLAVAAAVAAGGFIGLVNGAVITTLRVVPFIVTLGMLGTARGTAKWLANEQTVNVPPSWVNDLVVTMPKPAWLILPIGVWVVIVLAILAALMLRYTVFGRRIFALGSNEAAARACGIDTTRLKLAMYSVAGCLFGLTGVMQVSRLRQGDPTVANGVELDIIAAVVIGGGSLNGGEGSIAGSLIGALIMAFLRNGCQQMGWPNYIQEIIIGVIIVLAVALDRARLAWAERSAAT, encoded by the coding sequence GTGCGCGCCTCGGCCCGCGGGCTCGTCGCGCGACTCTCCCCGGTGCTGGGGCTGGTCGCCGTCGTCCTGATCTTCGCCGTGCTGGCGGACGAGCCAGGGCGCTTCCTCTCGGCGTTCAACCTGCGGGTGGTCCTCTCGCAGACGGTCATCACGGCGCTTGGGGCGATCGGGATGACGATGATCGTGGTGGGCGGCGGCATCGACCTGTCGGTGGGCGCGGCGATCGCGCTCACGGGGGTGCTAGCGGCACTCGGGTTGCGCGACGGGTGGTCACCGTCGCTGGCGGTGGCGGCGGCGGTTGCGGCTGGCGGCTTCATCGGATTGGTGAACGGGGCGGTGATCACGACGCTTCGCGTGGTGCCGTTCATCGTCACGCTGGGGATGCTGGGCACCGCGCGCGGAACGGCGAAGTGGCTGGCGAACGAGCAGACGGTCAACGTCCCGCCGTCGTGGGTGAACGACCTCGTGGTGACGATGCCCAAGCCCGCGTGGCTCATCCTCCCGATCGGTGTGTGGGTGGTGATCGTGCTGGCGATCCTTGCCGCCCTGATGTTGCGCTACACCGTGTTTGGGCGGCGCATCTTCGCCCTGGGCTCCAACGAAGCGGCGGCCCGAGCCTGTGGCATCGACACGACGCGTCTCAAGCTGGCGATGTACAGCGTGGCCGGGTGCCTGTTTGGTCTCACGGGGGTGATGCAGGTCTCCCGCCTGCGACAGGGCGATCCCACGGTGGCCAACGGCGTGGAGCTGGACATCATCGCCGCGGTGGTGATCGGCGGCGGGAGCCTCAACGGTGGTGAAGGGAGCATCGCCGGCTCGCTCATCGGCGCGCTGATCATGGCCTTCCTGCGCAACGGCTGTCAGCAGATGGGATGGCCCAACTACATCCAGGAGATCATCATCGGGGTGATCATCGTGCTCGCGGTGGCGCTCGACCGGGCGCGACTGGCGTGGGCCGAGCGGAGTGCGGCGACGTGA